A DNA window from Dehalococcoidales bacterium contains the following coding sequences:
- a CDS encoding phosphoenolpyruvate carboxykinase: protein MEKMRHKYLGMFEPKRIIDNPSDGELKEWAFEKGGVITEFGNLAVTTNVRNRIAKFTEVVMSEPAPEDDRLIRNVMDYLKTKEMIQLDRVMCHNPAFKRNCRVYVTADYPRIPLMWGNTLFPSQGGEPDFVSITVPEWPEKRTLVFPGSGLTIILGSDYKGENKKAMLRQVMYWAKQDGNLGLHAASKIIRVFRSGELKEFGFLLFGLSGTGKTSLSCHSHWLRPPERVVIRQDDVVILRVDGSAVGTEESFYLKTDGLEPDSQPLLYAAAISPRAILENVFVDPETGKVNFFDTTLTSNGRAMVKRGDIAFTDGNIDLQKVDFVIFITRRQDILPPVMRLTPEWAAAAFMLGESVETSAGDPAEAGKLRRVVGTNPFIVGSADEEGNTFLNILKRNPDIQCFILNTGTVGGAERGQKITVKDSVKILEMIARDEIVWQQDKFWGYDVPVHIPGIDMTRFYLDNYYSKEQIQGISADLKQERLAWLSRFERLDKAILRAIAP from the coding sequence ATGGAGAAGATGCGCCATAAGTATCTCGGGATGTTCGAGCCGAAGAGGATAATTGATAATCCCTCGGATGGGGAGTTGAAGGAGTGGGCTTTTGAGAAAGGGGGGGTGATAACGGAGTTCGGTAACCTGGCGGTAACCACCAATGTACGGAACAGGATTGCCAAGTTTACCGAGGTGGTGATGAGTGAGCCTGCTCCGGAAGACGACCGGCTTATCCGTAATGTTATGGATTACCTGAAGACTAAAGAGATGATACAACTCGACCGGGTGATGTGTCATAATCCTGCATTCAAGAGGAATTGTCGTGTCTATGTCACTGCCGATTATCCCCGTATACCGCTGATGTGGGGCAATACCCTGTTTCCCTCACAGGGTGGTGAACCTGATTTCGTTAGTATTACTGTTCCGGAATGGCCGGAGAAGAGGACCCTGGTCTTTCCCGGCTCGGGTCTGACCATCATTCTGGGTAGTGATTATAAAGGCGAGAACAAGAAGGCGATGTTGCGTCAGGTGATGTACTGGGCGAAGCAGGATGGCAACCTGGGGCTTCATGCTGCCAGTAAAATAATAAGGGTATTCCGTAGCGGGGAGCTCAAGGAATTCGGTTTTCTCCTCTTCGGTCTCAGCGGTACCGGCAAGACCTCACTCTCCTGTCACTCTCACTGGTTGCGTCCTCCGGAGAGGGTGGTCATCCGTCAGGATGATGTTGTGATACTGAGGGTTGATGGCAGTGCTGTCGGTACCGAAGAGTCTTTCTATCTTAAGACTGATGGACTGGAGCCTGACTCGCAGCCGCTTTTATATGCGGCGGCGATAAGCCCGCGGGCAATACTGGAAAATGTCTTCGTTGATCCTGAGACAGGTAAGGTGAACTTCTTTGACACCACATTGACCTCCAACGGGCGGGCGATGGTGAAAAGGGGTGACATCGCTTTTACCGATGGTAATATTGATTTGCAGAAGGTCGACTTCGTCATCTTTATCACCAGGCGTCAGGATATTCTCCCTCCGGTGATGCGGCTTACCCCGGAGTGGGCTGCCGCTGCCTTTATGCTCGGTGAGTCGGTAGAGACCTCAGCCGGTGATCCGGCAGAGGCGGGCAAGCTGCGGAGAGTGGTCGGCACCAACCCCTTTATTGTCGGTTCGGCCGACGAGGAAGGTAATACCTTCCTCAACATCCTGAAGCGTAATCCCGACATACAATGTTTTATTCTGAATACGGGAACAGTGGGTGGAGCCGAGAGAGGGCAGAAGATTACGGTGAAGGACTCGGTGAAGATATTGGAAATGATTGCCCGCGATGAGATTGTATGGCAGCAAGATAAATTCTGGGGCTATGATGTCCCGGTGCATATACCCGGTATTGATATGACCCGGTTTTATCTTGATAATTACTACTCCAAGGAGCAGATACAGGGAATCTCGGCGGATCTGAAGCAGGAGAGACTGGCGTGGCTTTCCCGTTTTGAGCGTCTGGATAAGGCTATTCTCCGTGCCATTGCGCCTTGA
- a CDS encoding MFS transporter codes for MKFPRTFKPKPTISEAELASGLRWLTLEGTVSLGFNSITTSGFLVAYALALGANSLQIGILAALPFLMQILQLPAISLVEKFRQRKAIAVISWFIAQSFWIPIALIPTFIAIPGDKAISLLLALMAIRGLFHASTNTAWNGWVRDLVPQTILGRFFSRRLIFATATGIAFSLAAALFVDYWLHHAATGSAVFGYTYVLLFGALSLGLLSPIFMSRMPEPLMQPVTGPQTSLWQRLMVPFRDTNFKRLVQFLFSWNFALNLAVPFFAVYMFEQLGLSLTWVIILSITGQIFNILFLRVWGNFVDRFGNKVILSICASLYLLVILGWIFTTMPERYFLTLPLLFILHIFAGIANAGVTLTVGTIGLKLAPKGEATSYLAASSLATNLGAGLGPLVGGLLAIFFGTRQLDLTLTWIAPTGSVQFPVVNMMGYDFLFGITFIAGLVTLAMLARLREEGEVSREVILESLMFPTREFSRPMSSVPAFNLTANFPFGNLRRLPMGLDAALGVTAYQIAEIGRVAAMAAMRGRRVTKKVSKSLEDGLNGVLKGKKAEVRIHGEEISRQAARGAVHIADDKPVDSGQLAAAVVTGVVEASTRAGADPHDAILGASQGVIQGTAETHGDLVAAAAKTIETAKELSIQSGVPEKLAATEAVEGALQAAEAIGSEAVARVKEAIPAADLPK; via the coding sequence GTGAAATTCCCCCGGACTTTCAAGCCTAAACCCACCATTTCCGAGGCGGAGCTAGCCTCCGGTTTACGCTGGTTAACACTGGAAGGAACAGTATCTCTCGGTTTTAACAGCATTACCACCAGCGGTTTCCTGGTGGCTTATGCCCTGGCACTGGGCGCCAACAGTCTGCAAATCGGCATTTTGGCGGCGCTACCGTTCCTGATGCAAATACTGCAGCTACCCGCCATTTCTCTCGTGGAGAAATTCAGGCAGCGTAAGGCGATAGCTGTGATTAGCTGGTTTATCGCCCAGTCGTTCTGGATTCCCATCGCCCTCATCCCAACCTTCATAGCAATCCCCGGGGATAAAGCGATATCCCTACTACTGGCTCTGATGGCCATCCGCGGCCTTTTCCATGCCTCGACCAACACCGCCTGGAATGGCTGGGTCCGCGACCTAGTTCCCCAAACGATACTGGGGAGATTCTTTTCCAGAAGGCTAATCTTCGCTACAGCCACCGGCATCGCCTTCAGCCTGGCAGCCGCGCTATTTGTTGACTACTGGCTTCATCATGCCGCCACAGGTAGTGCTGTCTTTGGCTATACCTACGTCCTTCTCTTCGGAGCATTGAGTCTGGGGCTGCTCAGTCCCATCTTCATGTCACGCATGCCTGAACCGTTAATGCAACCGGTAACCGGGCCTCAAACCTCTCTCTGGCAAAGACTCATGGTACCCTTCAGGGACACGAACTTCAAGCGGCTGGTACAATTTCTGTTTTCGTGGAATTTTGCTTTGAACCTCGCGGTTCCCTTTTTTGCTGTCTATATGTTCGAGCAACTTGGGCTATCGCTAACATGGGTGATTATCCTGAGCATCACCGGGCAAATCTTCAATATATTATTTCTGCGGGTATGGGGTAATTTCGTCGATAGATTCGGCAATAAGGTGATCCTCTCCATATGCGCCTCGCTCTACCTGCTGGTCATTCTCGGCTGGATATTTACCACTATGCCGGAAAGATACTTCCTTACCTTACCCCTGCTATTCATCCTGCATATATTCGCCGGTATTGCCAACGCCGGGGTGACACTGACCGTAGGTACCATCGGTTTGAAACTGGCCCCTAAAGGGGAGGCAACCTCCTACCTGGCAGCCTCATCACTGGCGACTAATCTGGGGGCCGGTTTAGGCCCTCTGGTAGGCGGTCTGCTGGCCATCTTCTTCGGCACGCGTCAGCTAGACCTTACTCTTACCTGGATTGCCCCGACCGGCTCGGTTCAGTTTCCGGTTGTCAATATGATGGGCTACGATTTCTTGTTCGGTATCACCTTTATTGCAGGACTGGTTACTCTAGCCATGCTGGCAAGGCTGCGAGAGGAGGGAGAGGTGAGTCGCGAAGTAATACTTGAATCACTGATGTTCCCAACTCGCGAGTTCTCCCGTCCCATGAGTTCCGTACCCGCCTTCAACCTGACAGCCAACTTCCCCTTCGGTAATCTAAGGCGGCTACCGATGGGACTGGATGCTGCCCTGGGCGTTACTGCTTATCAAATTGCGGAGATTGGCCGGGTGGCTGCCATGGCAGCCATGCGCGGCCGACGGGTAACCAAGAAAGTCAGCAAGTCCCTGGAGGACGGCCTGAATGGAGTATTGAAAGGTAAAAAGGCAGAGGTAAGGATACACGGAGAAGAGATTTCAAGGCAGGCAGCACGCGGAGCGGTACATATTGCCGATGACAAACCGGTGGACTCAGGACAACTGGCCGCTGCTGTGGTGACAGGTGTGGTGGAAGCCTCCACCCGGGCGGGGGCAGACCCGCACGATGCCATACTGGGAGCCAGCCAGGGCGTCATACAGGGGACTGCTGAAACACACGGTGATCTGGTGGCCGCTGCTGCCAAGACAATAGAGACAGCCAAAGAATTGTCTATTCAGTCAGGCGTACCGGAAAAATTAGCGGCGACCGAGGCGGTTGAAGGTGCTTTACAGGCCGCCGAGGCCATTGGCTCAGAGGCGGTTGCCAGAGTCAAGGAGGCGATACCCGCAGCAGACCTGCCTAAGTAA
- a CDS encoding ATP-grasp domain-containing protein, protein MRIGLAYDLKEVINPEADGPEDALEEYDSGETIDLISTAFKSAGHSVVNMGGGSDFLLNILRERVDLVFNIAEGRGNYRSREAQVPSVLEMLDIPYSGSDPQCLAICLDKPLTKQLIKAAGVPTPAWHVIDTPEHLSAVSWNGLAYPAIIKPAYEGSSKGIHVGSLVSNPEEAVEVVGRLLKCYRQPMMLEEFIPGDEVTVGVVGNTPPAVLGMMRIVPKKKVDHFVYSLEVKRDYLNLVDYECPARLEEDVLAEIAASSLKAFSVLGCRDFARLDFRVGPDRIPYFIEVNPLPGLGTYSDLIIMALKLGWRYEELIDTILRAVVKRYPQCVLAR, encoded by the coding sequence ATGCGTATTGGTCTGGCCTATGATCTTAAAGAGGTTATCAATCCGGAGGCGGATGGTCCTGAGGATGCCCTGGAAGAGTATGATTCCGGTGAGACGATTGATCTGATTAGCACGGCGTTTAAATCAGCCGGTCATTCGGTAGTCAATATGGGCGGGGGATCTGATTTTCTTCTTAATATTCTCAGGGAAAGAGTTGACCTGGTCTTCAACATAGCTGAGGGTAGGGGTAACTACCGAAGCCGGGAGGCCCAGGTGCCCTCCGTTCTGGAGATGCTGGACATCCCTTACTCCGGTTCTGATCCTCAGTGTCTGGCGATTTGCCTCGATAAGCCCCTTACCAAGCAGTTGATTAAAGCCGCGGGTGTCCCTACTCCGGCCTGGCATGTTATTGATACTCCGGAGCATCTATCAGCGGTGTCCTGGAACGGACTAGCCTACCCGGCGATTATCAAGCCCGCTTACGAGGGTTCAAGCAAGGGCATTCATGTTGGCTCTCTGGTAAGCAACCCGGAGGAAGCAGTTGAGGTGGTAGGGCGTCTTCTTAAATGCTATCGGCAGCCGATGATGCTGGAGGAGTTTATTCCCGGTGATGAGGTCACTGTAGGTGTAGTCGGTAATACACCGCCCGCAGTACTGGGTATGATGAGGATAGTGCCCAAGAAAAAGGTTGACCATTTTGTCTACTCGCTTGAGGTGAAGCGTGACTACCTCAATCTGGTTGACTACGAGTGCCCGGCCCGTCTTGAAGAAGATGTCTTAGCGGAGATAGCGGCATCCAGCCTTAAGGCCTTTTCCGTGCTGGGGTGCCGGGACTTTGCCCGGTTGGACTTTAGAGTTGGCCCGGATAGAATACCCTATTTTATTGAGGTAAACCCTCTGCCCGGGCTTGGTACATACAGCGACCTGATTATCATGGCACTCAAGCTGGGCTGGCGTTATGAGGAACTCATCGACACTATACTCAGGGCGGTGGTAAAGAGATATCCGCAATGCGTGCTGGCTCGGTGA
- a CDS encoding KamA family radical SAM protein, whose translation MNTSARAIKDRPVIGCKERSDRAENSGGVVEDEPPGKADTFGNCAEEPPSKTATNRDRFFGNVPDSNWNDWRWHFRNRITTVDKLAGFIPLSGSEKAQIKLVTMKYPLSVTPYYLSLINPDDPEDPIRKQAIPSILEITMGMVGLEDPLDEMRDSVVPGLVHRYPDRVLMVLTDICPMLCRHCTRKREWRNGGWVRNPAEVEAMLDYIRHHEAIRDVIISGGDPLTLSTPHLEGVISKIRAIKHVEIIRIGTRFPVVLPQRIDDELCAMLSRYGPIWLNTHFNHHQEITPEAAAACDRLLRSGIPVNNQSVLLRGVNDSVAAQMKLCHGLLRIKVRPYYLFQCDEVQGTEHLRTPVDAGISIIEGLRGHTSGLAVPTFVIDLPQGGGKVPVQPNYVLTKKKGELLLRNYERRFFRYRNLKVPADLEPEPAPEVISPLSGSDSGLLVETGA comes from the coding sequence GTGAACACATCAGCAAGGGCTATAAAAGACCGGCCAGTAATCGGATGTAAAGAAAGATCAGATAGGGCAGAAAATAGCGGGGGTGTCGTCGAAGACGAACCTCCCGGTAAAGCCGATACCTTCGGCAATTGCGCAGAGGAACCACCAAGTAAGACCGCCACCAACAGAGACAGGTTTTTCGGTAATGTACCGGACAGTAACTGGAACGACTGGAGGTGGCATTTTCGTAACCGCATCACTACTGTTGATAAACTGGCTGGCTTTATCCCGCTGTCCGGTAGTGAGAAGGCTCAGATCAAGCTGGTCACCATGAAGTACCCCCTTTCCGTGACCCCCTATTATCTCTCGCTGATCAACCCGGACGATCCGGAAGACCCGATTAGGAAACAGGCGATACCATCTATCCTGGAGATCACTATGGGGATGGTGGGTCTGGAAGACCCTCTTGATGAGATGAGGGATTCGGTAGTGCCAGGTCTGGTTCACCGCTACCCCGACCGGGTCTTGATGGTGCTTACCGATATCTGTCCTATGCTCTGCCGGCACTGTACCCGTAAGCGAGAGTGGCGGAACGGCGGTTGGGTACGTAATCCCGCCGAGGTTGAAGCCATGCTTGACTATATTCGCCACCATGAAGCCATCAGGGATGTCATCATATCGGGCGGTGACCCCTTGACGCTTTCCACGCCTCATCTGGAGGGGGTCATCTCTAAAATCAGAGCTATTAAACATGTGGAGATCATCCGTATCGGGACTAGATTTCCGGTAGTGCTCCCGCAGCGTATTGACGATGAGCTGTGTGCGATGCTGTCCCGGTACGGTCCGATATGGCTCAACACGCATTTTAATCACCATCAAGAAATCACCCCGGAAGCGGCGGCGGCCTGCGACCGGTTACTCCGTAGCGGTATTCCGGTCAACAACCAGTCGGTGCTCTTGCGCGGAGTGAATGACAGCGTGGCGGCTCAGATGAAGCTGTGCCACGGACTACTCAGAATTAAGGTGCGCCCCTACTATCTGTTCCAGTGTGACGAGGTGCAGGGTACCGAGCACCTGCGCACCCCGGTTGATGCTGGTATCAGCATTATTGAAGGGCTACGCGGACATACCTCAGGGCTGGCGGTACCTACCTTTGTGATAGACTTACCTCAGGGGGGTGGCAAGGTGCCCGTACAGCCAAACTATGTCCTGACAAAGAAGAAGGGAGAGCTGCTGCTGAGAAACTACGAGAGACGCTTCTTCCGTTACCGCAATCTGAAAGTACCGGCAGATCTGGAGCCGGAGCCGGCACCGGAGGTAATAAGTCCTTTAAGCGGTTCTGATTCCGGCTTACTGGTAGAAACGGGGGCCTAA
- a CDS encoding winged helix-turn-helix domain-containing protein, with protein sequence MGDWTFITNHGLVLATIAKHPNLTAREIGDNIGVTERTAHRIIMDLEAEGYITKIKVGRQNKYKIHSNMPMKEEMGDAAVGELLVMLGWKSKTRKPKTGTP encoded by the coding sequence ATGGGCGATTGGACTTTTATCACCAATCACGGACTGGTTTTAGCAACCATTGCCAAGCACCCGAATCTTACCGCCCGAGAAATCGGAGACAATATCGGAGTAACAGAACGAACTGCCCACAGGATCATCATGGATCTTGAAGCAGAGGGATATATTACAAAAATCAAAGTAGGCCGGCAGAATAAATACAAGATCCACTCTAACATGCCAATGAAGGAAGAAATGGGTGACGCTGCAGTAGGAGAGTTGCTGGTAATGCTGGGGTGGAAGAGTAAAACACGAAAGCCAAAAACCGGGACGCCGTAG
- a CDS encoding ATP-grasp domain-containing protein → MVSRRRIAVVYNEPSPSRYDTTGEEKAALGVLESVEAVSRALLDLGYDTLNIPLASPIEAAREKLGSLKVDLVFNLFEGFCGQPETEAMVPDFLAGLGIAYTGCPASALKVALDKAKSKQIMKAAGIKTPDSQLLTSEALSRFNLGYPCIVKPRGEDASHGLSQASVVNDLKSLAGQVSKVCQFYGGEALVEEFVDGREFNATVLGNGGGVVLPVSEIVYSLPSDMPRILTFAAKWEPESRYFKGTKNICPAQISSTTQQYITGTARRAFLLLCSWGYARVDMRLDREGELNVIEVNPNPDISPGSGAVLQAEAAGMNYTQFIDKITRLAFKKG, encoded by the coding sequence ATGGTATCAAGGAGACGTATTGCAGTTGTCTATAACGAGCCCTCCCCCTCGCGTTACGATACCACCGGGGAAGAAAAGGCTGCTCTGGGTGTTCTGGAGTCGGTGGAGGCGGTCAGCCGTGCTCTTCTTGACCTTGGCTATGACACCCTCAATATTCCGCTGGCCTCTCCTATCGAGGCAGCCCGGGAAAAGCTCGGGTCTTTGAAGGTAGATCTGGTCTTCAATCTCTTCGAAGGCTTTTGTGGGCAGCCGGAGACCGAAGCGATGGTACCCGATTTTTTAGCCGGGCTTGGTATAGCTTACACCGGCTGCCCGGCTAGCGCGCTAAAAGTAGCCCTGGATAAGGCTAAGTCCAAGCAGATTATGAAAGCGGCTGGAATCAAGACGCCCGATTCCCAGCTGCTTACTTCCGAGGCTCTCTCCCGGTTTAACCTGGGTTATCCCTGTATCGTCAAGCCCCGTGGTGAGGATGCGAGCCACGGTTTATCTCAAGCCAGCGTGGTGAATGACCTTAAGTCACTGGCAGGTCAGGTTAGCAAAGTGTGCCAGTTCTATGGCGGTGAAGCGCTGGTAGAAGAGTTTGTTGATGGGCGGGAGTTCAATGCTACCGTTCTCGGCAACGGCGGTGGTGTCGTACTACCCGTATCGGAAATCGTCTATTCACTGCCTTCGGACATGCCTCGAATTCTTACCTTCGCTGCTAAATGGGAACCGGAAAGCCGGTACTTCAAGGGAACGAAGAATATCTGTCCCGCCCAAATTTCCTCTACCACTCAGCAGTATATTACCGGAACGGCACGCAGGGCTTTCTTGCTGCTGTGCTCCTGGGGCTATGCCAGGGTGGACATGCGTTTAGATAGAGAAGGTGAGCTCAACGTAATCGAGGTGAATCCAAACCCCGATATCTCCCCCGGTTCTGGAGCCGTGCTTCAGGCTGAAGCCGCCGGGATGAACTACACCCAGTTCATAGATAAGATTACCCGGCTTGCTTTTAAGAAGGGTTAG
- a CDS encoding histone deacetylase family protein produces the protein MFRIRRVYDNVTPLNEEAIGQVQEILRTQFPGLSRRDIAKLPQQLRNPLKYRFRAILFVAEDSKDRVMGFAILFHEPVLNFGFLDFISAAERETGKGIGSALYERVCEEALFLKTVGLFLECLPDDPKLSRNPEIRKQNVARLRFYERYGARPIANTAYETPLEPGGDNPPYLVYDDLGQGRPLGRDEARAIVRVILERKYKGVCPQNYIEMVVESFQDDPVKLRKPRYVRKKPPVPVRISPPLDKRIRLVINDRHAIHHVEERGYVESPVRISSILEELETTRLFHKVSPRHFAEKRIKAVHRSQFVDYLKKVCTNLDPDKSIYPYVFPIRNVARPPKELSIRAGYYCIDTFTPINRNAYLAARRAVDCALTAAKEILDGYRLAYALVRPPGHHAERRAFGGFCYFNSAAVAAEYLSVHGKVAILDIDYHHGNGQQNIFYERADVLTVSIHGHPNFAYPYFSGFEGEEGAGPGKGYNVNIPLPENVSNERYLNVLGRALGRVARFRPKFLIVTLGLDTAKEDPTGSWSLQGEDFQTIGKMIGSLHYPTIVVQEGGYDTRVLGINARHFFEGLWTGSFTLPPRSGRKKPAME, from the coding sequence GTGTTTAGAATTCGTAGAGTTTACGACAATGTAACTCCGCTGAACGAAGAAGCAATTGGCCAGGTTCAGGAAATCCTCCGCACCCAGTTTCCTGGTCTGTCCCGGAGGGACATTGCCAAATTACCCCAACAACTGCGCAACCCTTTGAAGTATCGCTTTCGTGCCATTCTCTTTGTGGCCGAGGACTCGAAGGATAGGGTGATGGGTTTTGCCATTCTCTTTCACGAGCCGGTGCTTAACTTTGGCTTCCTCGATTTCATATCCGCGGCCGAACGAGAGACTGGTAAGGGTATTGGCAGTGCCCTCTACGAGAGGGTTTGTGAAGAAGCCCTCTTCCTGAAAACGGTCGGGCTTTTCCTGGAGTGCCTGCCGGATGATCCCAAGCTGTCACGTAACCCTGAAATCAGAAAGCAGAATGTCGCTCGGCTGCGCTTCTATGAAAGATACGGTGCCAGGCCGATTGCCAACACCGCTTACGAAACCCCTCTAGAACCTGGAGGCGATAATCCCCCTTACCTGGTTTATGATGACCTGGGCCAGGGTAGACCTCTGGGGCGAGATGAAGCACGTGCTATTGTCCGGGTGATTCTGGAACGAAAGTATAAGGGTGTCTGCCCTCAGAACTACATTGAGATGGTGGTCGAGTCGTTTCAGGATGACCCGGTAAAACTGAGAAAACCGAGGTACGTAAGGAAGAAGCCGCCGGTACCGGTCAGGATTTCCCCGCCGCTTGACAAACGCATCAGGCTGGTTATCAACGACCGACACGCCATTCATCATGTCGAGGAGCGTGGCTACGTTGAATCTCCGGTAAGGATAAGCTCGATTCTGGAGGAGCTTGAGACCACCCGGCTTTTTCACAAGGTCAGCCCCCGGCACTTCGCCGAAAAACGAATCAAGGCAGTCCACCGCAGCCAGTTTGTTGACTACCTGAAGAAAGTGTGCACTAACCTCGACCCGGACAAGTCCATTTATCCCTACGTCTTTCCGATTCGTAATGTCGCCCGCCCTCCCAAGGAGCTTTCCATCCGGGCAGGCTATTATTGCATCGATACCTTTACGCCGATAAATCGGAATGCCTATCTGGCAGCCAGAAGGGCGGTAGACTGTGCTCTGACTGCAGCGAAAGAGATTCTGGACGGGTACCGTCTGGCTTATGCCCTGGTCAGGCCGCCCGGTCACCATGCCGAAAGGCGTGCTTTCGGCGGCTTCTGTTACTTTAACTCGGCGGCCGTAGCTGCCGAGTATTTGAGTGTTCATGGTAAGGTTGCCATACTGGATATTGACTATCACCACGGCAATGGACAGCAGAATATATTCTACGAGCGTGCCGATGTCTTGACCGTATCTATTCACGGCCACCCCAATTTTGCCTATCCCTACTTCAGTGGTTTTGAAGGCGAGGAAGGTGCCGGCCCCGGCAAGGGGTATAATGTCAATATTCCTCTCCCTGAGAATGTCAGTAATGAACGCTATCTCAATGTGCTGGGTCGAGCACTGGGGCGAGTAGCCAGATTCAGACCCAAATTTCTCATCGTTACCCTTGGACTGGATACGGCTAAAGAAGACCCGACGGGTAGCTGGAGCTTACAGGGCGAGGATTTCCAGACTATAGGAAAGATGATTGGCTCGCTCCATTATCCGACCATTGTCGTCCAGGAAGGAGGCTACGATACCAGGGTGCTCGGTATCAATGCCCGCCACTTTTTCGAAGGGCTCTGGACCGGTTCTTTCACCTTACCCCCGCGCTCCGGCAGGAAAAAGCCGGCGATGGAATAG
- the folP gene encoding dihydropteroate synthase, which yields MNRFGTTRCGNTEFHWGERTYVMGVINVSPDSFSGDGISNIEAAAAQAQRFVSEGADILDIGGESTRPGSTPISINEEIKRVVPVVERLASEVNIPLSVDTYKSEVARQAVEVGATMLNDQWGLKRDPRLAELAAEKGIPLILMSNQRDKSGYDPRIKSEVSYYDDVITEITSSLRKSLEMALSLGVPWENLIVDPGIGFGKTWQQNLEIIQRLEELNELGRPILVGPSRKSFIGIVLDLPADERTEGTAASVAISIAKGADIVRVHDVQQMVRVCRVSDAIARSASDRIRMRRLRKAG from the coding sequence ATGAACCGGTTCGGCACTACCAGATGCGGTAATACCGAGTTTCACTGGGGGGAGCGGACCTATGTTATGGGAGTTATCAATGTGTCCCCGGACTCTTTTTCCGGTGACGGAATCAGTAACATCGAAGCAGCAGCAGCACAGGCACAGCGCTTCGTAAGTGAAGGCGCCGACATCCTCGACATCGGCGGCGAATCCACCCGCCCCGGCTCAACCCCAATCTCAATAAACGAGGAGATTAAGCGCGTTGTTCCGGTAGTAGAGCGGTTGGCTTCCGAGGTAAACATCCCCCTGAGTGTTGACACCTACAAATCGGAGGTAGCCCGCCAGGCGGTTGAGGTCGGAGCAACGATGCTCAATGACCAGTGGGGACTGAAACGAGACCCCCGGCTGGCTGAACTGGCTGCGGAAAAGGGAATTCCTCTTATTCTGATGAGCAACCAGCGTGACAAATCAGGCTACGACCCGAGAATTAAGAGCGAAGTATCATATTATGATGATGTCATCACTGAGATAACCTCATCCCTTCGGAAAAGCCTGGAGATGGCATTAAGCCTGGGGGTACCCTGGGAGAATCTTATCGTCGACCCCGGTATCGGGTTCGGCAAAACCTGGCAGCAAAATCTGGAAATCATACAGCGGCTGGAAGAGCTGAACGAACTGGGAAGACCGATTCTGGTCGGGCCTTCCCGCAAATCCTTTATCGGTATAGTTCTTGACCTTCCCGCTGATGAACGTACCGAAGGTACCGCCGCCTCCGTAGCCATCAGTATTGCCAAGGGTGCCGATATCGTACGGGTACATGATGTGCAGCAGATGGTAAGAGTCTGCCGGGTCAGCGATGCTATCGCCCGCTCGGCCTCCGACCGGATACGTATGCGCAGACTGAGAAAAGCAGGTTAG
- a CDS encoding GNAT family N-acetyltransferase, which yields MTVSMRPMTRDDKPEVIRLLKATPEFEPSEVVVAEEVIDCYLDRLSGSGYHVQVAVAESEVAGYVCYGPTPMTEGTWDLYWVAVSAERQGGGIGSALVKLAENEVRSAGGRQILIETSSKPGYEKTRRFYFSRGYQIVGCIPDFYTSGDDKLVLRKLLV from the coding sequence ATGACAGTCAGTATGAGACCTATGACCCGGGATGATAAGCCGGAAGTAATCAGGCTGCTTAAGGCTACGCCGGAGTTTGAGCCGTCTGAGGTGGTGGTAGCGGAAGAAGTTATCGATTGCTACCTTGACCGACTGTCCGGATCAGGGTACCACGTTCAGGTAGCGGTAGCAGAGTCGGAGGTGGCCGGCTATGTCTGCTACGGGCCCACCCCAATGACTGAAGGCACCTGGGACCTTTACTGGGTGGCGGTCTCCGCTGAGAGGCAGGGTGGAGGTATCGGTAGTGCCTTAGTTAAACTGGCTGAAAACGAGGTAAGAAGCGCCGGGGGGAGGCAGATTCTTATTGAGACATCATCCAAGCCGGGGTATGAAAAAACGAGGCGTTTTTACTTCAGCCGGGGTTATCAGATAGTCGGCTGTATCCCTGATTTCTATACGTCCGGGGATGATAAGCTTGTACTCCGAAAACTATTGGTGTGA